One genomic segment of Dysosmobacter sp. Marseille-Q4140 includes these proteins:
- a CDS encoding sensor histidine kinase: protein MREKIAGLARRWQSAYRSTSIQMILSASFTAVAVLGMVFMGLTLFLRFSATSNAQQSENSQRVLAQVNLNLDSYLRSMMRVSDAAYYHVIKDLDLAEEDPSSELELLYESNRDSLVSIALFSQEGRLLAASPMGVLKNSVSPERESWFTAATERIENLHFSTPHVQNLFDDPDYRYRWVVSLSRYTELTWDGSIQGGVLLVDMSFAGIEQICKDVDLSASGGYLYLTDDAGELIYHPRQQLIYAGLLEENNRAAAAYTDGTHTETFNGEHRQVTVKTVGYTGWKLVSVVPAEELLDNYGQLMLFFLFIVLFSVFLLIFVNLRLSEWITAPVKKLDRAVKELEAGVQQVDFDVGGPYEVEHLSHSIRSMVSTMRHLMADIVQQEAEKRRSELDVLQSQINPHFLYNTLDSVVWMTENGRTEEATVMLTSLARLFRISLSRGSNIIPIADELEHARNYLTIQKMRYKNKFSAVIEAEDGVEKLYTIKLIVQPILENAIYHGMAYADGDGEIRISARREGDDVVIDVTDNGPGMPEEVVERLLDPDAPRANTNSKGSGIGLRNVHQRIQLSFGRRYGLTIHSEPDAGTRVQIRLPALEKVPDQGKEGKP, encoded by the coding sequence ATGCGGGAGAAGATCGCCGGCCTTGCCCGGCGCTGGCAGAGCGCCTACCGCAGCACCAGCATCCAGATGATCCTGTCGGCGTCCTTCACGGCGGTGGCGGTGCTGGGCATGGTGTTCATGGGACTGACGCTGTTCCTGCGCTTTTCCGCCACCTCCAACGCCCAGCAGTCCGAGAACAGCCAGCGGGTCCTGGCCCAGGTGAATCTGAACCTGGACAGCTACCTGCGCAGCATGATGCGGGTGTCCGACGCGGCCTACTACCACGTCATCAAGGATCTGGACCTGGCGGAGGAGGACCCCTCTTCCGAGCTGGAGCTGCTCTATGAGAGCAACCGGGACTCCCTGGTGTCCATCGCCCTGTTCTCCCAGGAGGGCAGGCTCCTGGCCGCCAGCCCCATGGGGGTGCTGAAAAACAGCGTCTCCCCGGAGCGGGAGAGCTGGTTCACCGCCGCCACGGAGCGGATCGAGAACCTCCACTTTTCCACGCCCCATGTGCAGAACCTCTTCGACGACCCGGACTACCGCTACCGCTGGGTGGTGTCCCTGAGCCGCTATACGGAGCTGACCTGGGACGGCAGCATCCAGGGCGGCGTGCTGCTGGTGGACATGAGCTTCGCCGGCATCGAGCAGATCTGCAAGGACGTGGACCTGTCCGCCTCCGGCGGCTACCTCTACCTGACCGACGACGCCGGGGAGCTGATCTACCACCCCCGTCAGCAGCTGATCTACGCGGGGCTGCTGGAGGAGAACAACCGGGCGGCCGCCGCCTACACCGACGGCACCCACACCGAGACCTTCAACGGCGAGCACCGCCAGGTGACGGTCAAAACCGTGGGCTACACGGGGTGGAAGCTAGTCAGCGTGGTGCCGGCGGAGGAGCTGCTGGACAACTACGGCCAGCTGATGCTGTTCTTCCTGTTCATCGTGCTGTTCTCCGTGTTTTTGCTGATTTTCGTGAACCTGCGCCTGTCCGAGTGGATCACCGCCCCGGTGAAGAAGCTGGACCGGGCCGTCAAGGAGCTGGAGGCCGGCGTGCAGCAGGTGGACTTCGATGTGGGCGGGCCCTATGAGGTGGAGCACCTGAGCCACTCCATCCGCTCCATGGTCTCCACCATGCGCCACCTGATGGCGGACATCGTCCAGCAGGAGGCGGAAAAGCGCCGTAGCGAGCTGGATGTGCTCCAGTCCCAGATCAACCCCCACTTCCTCTACAATACGCTGGACTCCGTGGTGTGGATGACGGAAAACGGACGCACGGAGGAGGCCACGGTGATGCTGACCAGCCTCGCCCGGCTGTTCCGGATCTCCCTGAGCCGGGGCAGCAACATCATCCCCATCGCCGACGAGCTGGAGCACGCCCGCAACTACCTCACCATCCAGAAGATGCGCTACAAAAACAAGTTCTCCGCCGTCATCGAGGCGGAGGACGGCGTGGAGAAGCTGTATACCATCAAGCTCATCGTCCAGCCCATCCTGGAAAACGCCATTTACCACGGCATGGCCTACGCCGACGGGGACGGGGAAATCCGCATCTCCGCCCGCCGGGAGGGAGACGACGTGGTCATCGACGTCACGGACAACGGCCCCGGCATGCCGGAGGAGGTGGTGGAGCGGCTGCTGGACCCGGACGCGCCCCGGGCCAACACCAATTCCAAGGGCTCCGGCATCGGGCTGCGCAACGTCCACCAGCGGATCCAGCTGAGCTTCGGCCGGCGCTACGGCCTCACCATCCACAGTGAACCCGACGCCGGGACCCGGGTGCAGATCCGCCTGCCGGCCCTGGAGAAGGTGCCGGATCAGGGGAAGGAGGGGAAGCCATGA
- a CDS encoding ATP-binding cassette domain-containing protein, with product MEQPALLEMRGITKEFPGVKALDGVSLTVRPGTVHALMGENGAGKSTLMKCLFGIYAKDSGTITLEGKEVNFKSSKEAMENGVAMVHQELNQALTRTVTDNLWLGRYPKVGGIMVSESIMRKRTKEIFDELEVHVDPRAIMSTLPVSQRQMVEIAKAVSYNAKVIVFDEPTSSLTETEVEHLFRIINMLRDRGCGIIYISHKMEEILRISDDVTIMRDGQYVATRPASELTMEEIIRLMVGRELTNRFPPKENVPGEVILDVEHLSGKYTRLKDASFQLRAGEILGIAGLDGSGRTEVLENLFGSMTKGGGTIRLHGKEIKNRSPRESIKNGFALLTEERRATGIFGIRSILDNTVISNLKSYLMGGICLSDKKMRQDTEWAIQAMRIKTPSQDTQIRSLSGGNQQKVIIGRWLLTKPEVLLLDEPTRGIDVGAKYEIYELIINLAKEGKGVVMVSSEMPELLGVCDRILVMSGGLLAGEVDAKNTSQEEILTLAAKYV from the coding sequence ATGGAACAGCCGGCATTGCTGGAAATGCGGGGGATCACCAAGGAATTCCCCGGTGTCAAGGCCCTGGACGGCGTGTCCCTGACGGTCCGCCCCGGCACTGTCCACGCCCTGATGGGCGAGAACGGCGCGGGCAAGTCCACTCTGATGAAATGCCTCTTCGGCATTTATGCCAAGGACAGCGGCACCATCACCCTGGAGGGCAAGGAGGTCAACTTCAAGAGCTCCAAGGAGGCCATGGAAAACGGCGTGGCCATGGTACACCAGGAGCTCAACCAGGCCCTGACCCGCACCGTCACCGACAACCTGTGGCTGGGCCGCTACCCCAAGGTGGGCGGCATCATGGTCAGCGAGAGCATCATGCGCAAGCGCACCAAGGAGATCTTCGATGAGTTGGAGGTCCATGTGGATCCCCGGGCCATCATGTCCACCCTGCCCGTTTCTCAGCGGCAGATGGTGGAGATCGCCAAGGCCGTCAGCTACAACGCCAAGGTCATCGTCTTTGACGAGCCCACCTCCTCCCTGACGGAGACCGAGGTGGAGCACCTGTTCCGCATCATCAACATGCTGCGTGACCGGGGCTGCGGCATCATTTACATCAGCCACAAGATGGAGGAGATCCTCCGCATCAGCGACGACGTCACCATCATGCGCGACGGCCAGTACGTGGCCACCCGCCCCGCCAGCGAGCTGACCATGGAGGAGATCATCCGCCTCATGGTGGGCCGCGAGCTCACCAATCGCTTCCCCCCCAAGGAGAACGTCCCCGGCGAGGTCATCCTGGACGTGGAGCACCTCAGCGGCAAGTACACCCGCCTCAAGGACGCCAGCTTCCAGCTGCGCGCCGGTGAGATCCTGGGCATCGCCGGTCTGGACGGCTCCGGCCGCACCGAGGTGCTGGAGAACCTGTTCGGCTCCATGACCAAGGGCGGCGGCACCATCCGCCTCCACGGCAAGGAGATCAAGAACCGCTCTCCCCGGGAGTCCATCAAAAACGGCTTTGCCCTGCTGACCGAGGAGCGCCGGGCCACCGGCATCTTCGGCATCCGCAGCATCCTGGACAACACCGTCATCTCCAACCTGAAGAGCTATCTGATGGGCGGCATCTGCCTGTCCGACAAGAAGATGCGCCAGGATACCGAGTGGGCCATCCAGGCCATGCGCATCAAGACGCCCAGCCAGGACACCCAGATCCGGTCCCTGTCCGGCGGCAACCAGCAGAAGGTCATCATCGGCCGGTGGCTTTTGACCAAGCCGGAGGTGCTGCTGCTGGACGAGCCCACCCGCGGCATCGACGTGGGCGCCAAGTACGAGATCTACGAGCTGATCATCAACCTGGCCAAAGAGGGCAAGGGCGTGGTCATGGTCTCCTCCGAAATGCCGGAGCTGCTGGGCGTGTGCGACCGGATCCTGGTCATGTCCGGCGGCCTGCTGGCCGGCGAAGTGGACGCCAAGAACACCAGCCAGGAGGAGATCCTTACCCTGGCCGCCAAATATGTGTAA
- a CDS encoding galactose ABC transporter substrate-binding protein, with protein sequence MKKFLALILALVMSLSLVACGGDTATEETTDDTATEETTGSALNVGVFYYNFADAYITTVRSAMDGLLQGAGITYNNYDGANNQATQLDQINTAITNGANLLVVNIVETSSPDAAQQACDAAKNAGIPIIFFNREVANEVVDSYENCAFVGTDAAEAGHMQGEMIGTYLLENYDAVDLNGDGTISYVLFKGQEGNAEAEYRTQYAVEDADALLTEAGKPALSFYDANNSSKYLVDTTGSWSSQAATDYMTTILASYSEASNNMIELVIANNDGMAEGAIAALQAAGYNTGDEGSTTIPVYGVDAMDSAVQKIQNGQMTGTVKQDAEGMANTILTLINNIGSGAALMDNTDSYNVDADCAKIRVPYAMVTA encoded by the coding sequence TGGCCTGCGGCGGCGACACCGCTACTGAGGAGACCACCGACGACACCGCCACCGAGGAGACCACCGGCAGCGCCCTGAACGTGGGCGTGTTCTACTACAACTTCGCCGATGCCTACATCACCACTGTCCGCAGCGCCATGGACGGCCTGCTGCAGGGTGCCGGCATCACCTACAACAACTATGACGGTGCCAACAACCAGGCCACCCAGCTGGACCAGATCAACACCGCCATCACCAACGGCGCCAACCTGCTGGTGGTGAACATCGTGGAGACCTCTTCTCCCGACGCTGCCCAGCAGGCCTGCGATGCCGCCAAGAACGCCGGCATCCCCATCATCTTCTTCAACCGCGAGGTTGCCAACGAGGTCGTCGACAGCTATGAGAACTGCGCCTTCGTCGGCACTGACGCCGCCGAGGCCGGCCACATGCAGGGCGAGATGATCGGCACCTACCTGCTGGAGAACTATGACGCCGTGGATCTCAACGGCGACGGCACCATCTCCTACGTCCTGTTCAAGGGCCAGGAGGGCAACGCCGAGGCCGAGTACCGCACCCAGTACGCCGTGGAGGACGCCGACGCCCTGCTGACCGAGGCCGGCAAGCCCGCCCTGTCCTTCTATGACGCCAACAACTCCTCCAAGTACCTGGTGGATACCACCGGCAGCTGGTCCTCTCAGGCCGCCACCGACTACATGACCACCATCCTGGCCTCCTACTCTGAGGCTTCCAACAACATGATCGAGCTGGTCATCGCCAACAACGACGGCATGGCCGAGGGCGCCATCGCCGCGCTGCAGGCCGCCGGCTACAACACCGGCGACGAGGGCTCCACCACCATCCCCGTCTACGGCGTCGACGCCATGGACTCCGCCGTCCAGAAGATCCAGAACGGCCAGATGACCGGTACCGTCAAGCAGGACGCCGAGGGCATGGCCAACACCATCCTGACCCTGATCAACAACATCGGCTCCGGTGCCGCCCTGATGGACAACACCGACAGCTACAATGTGGACGCCGACTGCGCCAAGATCCGCGTGCCTTACGCCATGGTCACGGCCTGA
- a CDS encoding response regulator transcription factor, with translation MEQYRVLLVDDEEDIRVGISRKMDWEGLGFSLVGEAENGQDALELAETLQPDVVLTDIKMPFMDGLELCRILTERLPASKFVVFSGFDDFEYAKQAIQMNVSEYILKPINAPELTAVLERIHGQLDRERTERRDAEQLRQRYEESLPLLRNLFLSRLLDGHVPRERMAELAQRYDVELGGGDLVAALLHVGAADQSELTALLVQQLLEEHLHPAGCVCRPFPYNESVALVVSLESGGAVYELIAQLNRVCALAESYLHLTLTAGVGAPVPAPEDLPRSADGARSALEYRGMVGRGQAIYIGDLEPDGGARLMFTESDEQELTSALKLGGDEELRAVLDRLTDKLRPSGLSPAQWQLFFLELLTCLLKVAREADLDTESVFGAGFTGLMKATDFDSPEALEEWCLDKCLRIRTQLRNRRTDSAGRAVERAKDFIHAHYGESTLSVEALCEHLHLSPAYFSTLFKRETGMSFTAYVTVVRMEAAAAALRNTEDKTYLIARRCGYEDPNYFSYVFKRHFGMSPTKFRSG, from the coding sequence ATGGAGCAGTATCGGGTGCTGCTGGTGGACGACGAGGAGGACATCCGGGTCGGCATCAGCCGCAAAATGGATTGGGAGGGCCTGGGCTTTTCCCTGGTGGGAGAGGCGGAAAACGGCCAGGACGCCCTGGAGCTGGCGGAGACCCTGCAGCCCGACGTGGTGCTGACGGACATCAAGATGCCCTTCATGGACGGGCTGGAGCTGTGCCGCATCCTGACGGAGCGGCTGCCGGCGTCCAAGTTCGTGGTGTTCTCCGGCTTCGACGACTTCGAGTACGCCAAGCAGGCCATCCAGATGAACGTGTCGGAGTACATCCTCAAGCCCATCAACGCCCCGGAGCTGACCGCCGTGCTGGAGCGGATCCACGGCCAGCTGGACCGGGAGCGGACCGAGCGGCGGGACGCCGAGCAGCTGCGCCAGCGCTACGAGGAGAGCCTGCCCCTGCTGCGCAACCTCTTTTTGTCCCGCCTGCTGGATGGCCACGTGCCCCGGGAGCGAATGGCGGAGCTGGCCCAGCGGTACGATGTGGAGCTGGGCGGCGGGGACCTGGTGGCGGCGCTGCTGCACGTGGGCGCCGCGGACCAGAGCGAGCTGACGGCCCTGCTGGTCCAGCAGCTGCTGGAGGAGCACCTGCACCCCGCCGGGTGCGTGTGCCGCCCCTTCCCCTACAACGAGTCCGTGGCCCTGGTGGTGTCCCTGGAGAGCGGGGGCGCCGTCTACGAGCTGATCGCCCAGCTCAACCGGGTCTGCGCCCTGGCGGAGAGCTACCTCCACCTGACCCTGACCGCCGGCGTGGGGGCCCCGGTCCCGGCGCCGGAGGACCTGCCCCGCTCCGCCGACGGCGCCCGCAGCGCCCTGGAGTACCGGGGCATGGTGGGCCGGGGCCAGGCCATCTACATCGGAGACCTGGAGCCCGACGGCGGCGCCCGGCTGATGTTCACCGAGAGCGACGAGCAGGAGCTGACCAGCGCGCTGAAGCTGGGCGGCGACGAGGAGCTGCGGGCGGTGCTGGACCGGCTGACGGACAAGCTGCGTCCCTCCGGCCTCTCCCCGGCCCAGTGGCAGCTGTTCTTCCTGGAACTGCTGACCTGCCTTTTGAAGGTGGCCCGGGAGGCGGATCTGGACACGGAGAGCGTGTTCGGCGCCGGGTTCACGGGACTGATGAAGGCCACGGACTTCGACTCGCCGGAGGCGTTGGAGGAGTGGTGTCTGGACAAGTGCCTGCGGATCCGGACCCAGCTGCGCAACCGGCGCACGGACTCGGCGGGCCGGGCCGTGGAGCGGGCCAAGGACTTCATCCACGCCCACTATGGGGAGAGTACGCTCTCGGTGGAGGCCCTGTGCGAGCACCTGCACCTCTCCCCCGCGTACTTCTCCACCCTATTCAAGCGGGAGACCGGCATGAGCTTCACCGCCTATGTCACTGTGGTGCGGATGGAGGCGGCGGCCGCCGCCCTGCGGAACACCGAGGACAAGACCTACCTCATCGCCCGCCGCTGCGGGTATGAGGACCCCAACTATTTCAGCTATGTGTTCAAGCGCCACTTCGGCATGAGCCCCACTAAGTTCCGCTCCGGCTGA
- a CDS encoding beta-methylgalactoside transporter has protein sequence MEKEAKAKAAAKQPWTAQRVLDTVLNNALIIIMVIAVIYIAIVNQNFLKPASIINILAQTCAYLPVALGVGGCIVLTGTDLSAGRIVGLTACISASLLQAVDAASKMWPNLTPPPVLLVLLLAMVIGGAIGAFNGFFVAKYKLHPFIVTLATQLIIYTILLLYVKAGENNGMAISGLDKSYSGFITGSLLKIGGTPIPNYVWIALICTALMWFIWNKTTFGKNMFALGANEEAARVSGVNVFATNIMVFALAGAMYAVTGFIEGARVASNTANTGLNYESDAIAACVIGGVSFVGGIGKIRGIVIGVLMLRLIFVGLNMIGINQDLFYIIKGGIILFACALDMRKYLVKR, from the coding sequence ATGGAGAAAGAGGCTAAGGCCAAAGCTGCGGCCAAGCAGCCCTGGACTGCCCAGCGCGTGCTGGACACCGTTCTCAACAACGCCCTGATCATCATCATGGTGATCGCCGTCATCTACATCGCCATCGTCAACCAGAACTTCCTCAAGCCCGCTTCCATCATCAACATCCTGGCCCAGACCTGCGCCTACCTGCCGGTGGCCCTGGGCGTCGGCGGATGCATCGTGCTGACCGGTACCGACCTGAGCGCCGGCCGCATCGTGGGCCTGACCGCCTGCATCTCCGCGTCCCTCCTCCAGGCCGTGGACGCCGCCAGCAAGATGTGGCCCAACCTGACCCCGCCGCCGGTTCTGCTGGTGCTGCTGCTGGCCATGGTCATCGGCGGTGCCATCGGCGCCTTCAACGGCTTCTTTGTGGCCAAGTACAAGCTGCACCCCTTCATCGTCACCCTGGCTACCCAGCTGATCATCTACACCATTTTGCTGCTGTACGTCAAGGCCGGCGAGAACAACGGCATGGCCATCTCGGGCCTTGACAAGAGCTACTCCGGCTTTATCACCGGCTCCCTGCTGAAGATCGGCGGCACGCCCATTCCCAACTACGTGTGGATCGCCCTGATCTGCACCGCCCTCATGTGGTTCATCTGGAACAAGACCACCTTCGGCAAGAACATGTTCGCCCTGGGCGCCAATGAAGAGGCCGCCCGCGTGTCCGGCGTCAACGTGTTTGCCACCAACATCATGGTCTTTGCCCTGGCCGGCGCCATGTACGCCGTCACCGGCTTCATCGAGGGTGCCCGCGTGGCCTCCAACACCGCCAACACCGGCCTCAACTACGAGTCCGACGCCATCGCGGCCTGCGTCATCGGCGGCGTCTCCTTCGTCGGCGGCATCGGCAAGATCCGCGGCATCGTCATCGGCGTTCTGATGCTGCGCCTGATCTTCGTGGGCCTGAATATGATCGGCATCAACCAGGACCTGTTCTACATCATCAAGGGCGGCATCATCCTCTTCGCCTGCGCCCTGGATATGCGCAAGTATCTGGTCAAGAGATAA
- a CDS encoding galactose ABC transporter substrate-binding protein, which translates to MSRRMRRPCSLLVLAALLLALCGCAPGRETPTIRVGVALYLQEDTFLSTVVQNLEQLARAREEALGVKLNFNIADARSSQASQNEQVDRFLQQGCDVICVNLVDRTAAAVIVDKAQAAGVPIVFFNRQPVQEDLDRWDQAYYVGSKADRAGILQGQIVLDAWQKNTAALDRNGDGVLQYVMLEGEPGHQDALLRTEYCVKTLTEAGVAVEKLASNNADWVRGQATLRMQQWLETFGDTIEVVFSNNDDMALGAIDACLAAGMTEAELPFIVGVDATPPALEAVAAGTLKGTVQNDAAGQAESILDLCCALAGGQDAASAVALEDGKYVWLEYTAVTKENLEDFLPEA; encoded by the coding sequence ATGAGTAGACGGATGAGACGGCCCTGTTCCCTGCTGGTCCTGGCGGCGCTGCTGCTGGCCCTTTGCGGCTGCGCACCGGGCCGGGAGACCCCCACCATCCGGGTGGGCGTGGCACTGTACCTCCAGGAGGACACCTTCCTCTCCACCGTGGTCCAGAACCTGGAACAGCTGGCCCGCGCCCGGGAGGAGGCCCTGGGCGTCAAGCTGAACTTCAACATCGCCGACGCCCGCAGCTCCCAGGCCTCCCAGAACGAGCAGGTGGACCGGTTTTTGCAGCAGGGCTGCGACGTGATCTGTGTGAACCTGGTGGACCGGACCGCCGCGGCGGTGATCGTGGACAAGGCCCAGGCCGCCGGGGTGCCCATCGTCTTTTTCAACCGCCAGCCGGTGCAGGAGGATCTGGACCGCTGGGACCAGGCCTACTACGTGGGGTCCAAGGCGGACCGGGCCGGGATCCTCCAGGGCCAGATCGTGCTGGACGCCTGGCAGAAAAACACCGCCGCCCTGGACCGCAACGGCGACGGTGTGCTGCAATATGTGATGCTGGAGGGCGAGCCCGGCCATCAGGACGCCCTGCTGCGGACGGAGTACTGCGTCAAGACCCTGACAGAGGCCGGCGTGGCGGTGGAAAAGCTGGCCAGCAACAACGCCGACTGGGTCCGCGGTCAGGCCACGCTGCGGATGCAGCAGTGGCTGGAGACCTTTGGGGACACCATCGAGGTGGTGTTTTCCAACAATGACGACATGGCCCTGGGGGCCATCGACGCGTGTTTGGCCGCCGGGATGACGGAGGCGGAGCTGCCCTTCATCGTGGGGGTGGACGCCACGCCCCCGGCCCTGGAGGCTGTGGCCGCCGGGACGCTGAAGGGCACCGTTCAGAACGACGCCGCCGGTCAGGCGGAGAGCATTCTGGACCTGTGCTGCGCCCTGGCCGGAGGGCAGGATGCCGCCTCCGCTGTGGCGCTGGAGGACGGGAAGTACGTGTGGCTGGAATACACCGCCGTCACAAAGGAGAATCTGGAGGACTTTCTGCCGGAGGCGTGA
- a CDS encoding AraC family transcriptional regulator — translation MTRDFKHSFKTAQRPELSLAVYNAGFQKCPPLYGWGPGIRDHYLIHYILSGRGTCRIGEGQWGLQAGDAFLVRPEQTAHYQAAAEDPWEYYWVGFAGPSAPLLLSATVFAAGPVARPKAGDRLRQALLEIYKARGSGYSSAVRMAGYLQAALGLLMEEEPARPEEALADYARRGAQFIQRNYSRPIGVEEVAREVRLSRSHLYRAFQAVYGCSPSEYLTRCRLQRARQLLASTALPVGAVAASAGFEDPLYFSRLFRRRTGQSPSAWREARFGGGAATGLTPPAESPPDSPL, via the coding sequence ATGACACGGGATTTCAAGCACTCCTTCAAGACGGCCCAGCGGCCGGAGCTGTCCCTGGCGGTGTACAACGCGGGCTTTCAGAAGTGCCCGCCGCTCTACGGCTGGGGCCCCGGCATCCGGGACCACTACCTGATCCACTACATCCTCTCCGGCCGGGGCACCTGCCGGATCGGGGAGGGGCAGTGGGGGCTGCAGGCCGGGGACGCCTTCCTGGTGCGGCCGGAGCAGACCGCCCACTACCAGGCCGCGGCGGAGGATCCCTGGGAGTACTACTGGGTGGGCTTTGCCGGGCCCAGCGCGCCGCTGCTGCTGTCCGCCACGGTGTTCGCCGCAGGGCCCGTGGCCCGGCCCAAGGCCGGAGACCGGCTGCGCCAGGCGCTGCTGGAGATCTACAAGGCCCGGGGGTCCGGCTACTCCAGCGCGGTGCGGATGGCGGGCTACCTTCAGGCGGCCCTGGGCCTTTTGATGGAGGAGGAGCCCGCCCGGCCCGAGGAGGCCCTGGCGGACTACGCCCGCCGGGGGGCGCAGTTCATCCAGCGCAATTACTCCCGGCCCATCGGGGTGGAGGAGGTGGCCCGGGAGGTCCGGCTCAGCCGCAGCCATCTCTACCGGGCCTTTCAGGCGGTGTACGGGTGCTCCCCCAGCGAGTATCTGACCCGCTGCCGGCTCCAGCGGGCCCGGCAGCTGCTTGCCTCCACGGCGCTGCCGGTGGGGGCGGTGGCGGCGTCGGCGGGATTCGAGGACCCGCTGTACTTCTCCCGGCTGTTCCGCCGGCGGACCGGACAAAGCCCCTCCGCCTGGCGGGAGGCCCGCTTCGGCGGAGGGGCGGCCACGGGGCTCACGCCTCCGGCAGAAAGTCCTCCAGATTCTCCTTTGTGA
- a CDS encoding substrate-binding domain-containing protein, producing MKRKVLLQLVVPLLSLCVLFLLLTVDPVRSGQPQRLLEISVLYRQSDASAWSVVRQGMEQAAVDLGAELRFLTPAGEDVPAEQRELLEREAETGTDAILLIPSDRAALAETVREITAAGTPVVTLETDLSDAGARACIGADNTALGEAMGTAALNGAPEGSLVILLDTAEDNGINDRIRAAEILLKAAGRRVYRCSPVGTETLSVAMERTLSAMSAAAVVAFDAADLEQAAAFLAGREDAPLLYGAGSTATVAAYLEQSTILSIAAQNDFAAGYLAVGAAVRAIQGQSYFQVEPLEFVLVRQENMYEPENQKLLFPVTR from the coding sequence ATGAAGCGAAAGGTCCTTTTGCAGCTGGTGGTGCCCCTGCTGAGCCTGTGCGTGCTGTTTTTGCTGCTGACCGTGGATCCGGTCCGCTCCGGCCAGCCCCAGCGGCTGCTGGAGATCTCCGTGCTCTACCGCCAGAGCGACGCGTCCGCCTGGTCCGTGGTGCGCCAGGGGATGGAGCAGGCGGCGGTGGATCTGGGCGCCGAGCTGCGCTTTCTGACCCCCGCCGGGGAGGATGTGCCGGCGGAGCAGCGGGAATTGCTGGAGCGGGAAGCGGAGACCGGAACGGACGCCATTTTGCTGATCCCGTCGGACCGGGCGGCCCTGGCGGAGACGGTGCGGGAGATCACCGCCGCCGGCACTCCGGTGGTGACGCTGGAGACCGACCTGTCCGACGCCGGTGCCCGCGCCTGTATCGGCGCCGACAACACCGCCCTGGGCGAGGCCATGGGCACCGCCGCCCTCAACGGCGCACCGGAGGGATCGCTGGTGATCCTGCTGGACACGGCGGAGGATAACGGGATCAACGACCGTATCCGGGCCGCCGAGATCCTGCTCAAGGCGGCGGGCCGCCGGGTCTACCGGTGCAGCCCCGTGGGCACGGAGACGCTGAGCGTGGCCATGGAGCGGACGCTCTCCGCCATGAGCGCCGCGGCGGTGGTGGCCTTTGACGCCGCGGACCTGGAGCAGGCCGCCGCTTTTCTGGCGGGCCGGGAGGATGCGCCGCTGCTCTACGGCGCCGGCTCCACCGCCACGGTGGCCGCCTATCTGGAGCAGAGCACCATCCTCTCCATCGCTGCTCAGAACGACTTTGCCGCCGGCTACCTGGCCGTGGGCGCCGCCGTGCGGGCCATCCAGGGCCAGAGCTATTTCCAGGTGGAGCCGCTGGAATTCGTGCTGGTGCGCCAGGAGAACATGTACGAGCCGGAAAACCAGAAGCTGCTGTTCCCGGTGACCCGCTGA